From Mucilaginibacter rubeus, a single genomic window includes:
- the ispG gene encoding (E)-4-hydroxy-3-methylbut-2-enyl-diphosphate synthase: MNTDAVKVLPGRYCNSLTEYSRFITREVNIGDIPMGGNNPIRIQSMTTTDTMDTIGTVEQTIRMVDAGCEYVRITAPSIKEAQNLAEIKKQLRARGYTVPLVADIHFTPNAAEVAARIVEKVRVNPGNYADKKKFDQIDYTDLEYQGELERILQKFAPLVKVCKEYGTAMRIGTNHGSLSDRIMSRYGDTPQGMVESAMEFMRMCEQLNYYNLVISMKSSNPQVMVQAYRLLVETMVAEGMNYPLHLGVTEAGDGEDGRIKSAVGIGTLLEDGLGDTVRVSLTEEPEAEAPVAIELVRRYSLREKAKGERQKAEALGEDKNISPLTFDISPAQHNPYEYKKRETYEANAFIGGHLVPRVVVDLSKKNLKDPAVLNEAGYLYSPLLDKYNMAEQSVDFVYLADELPSFTLPGNLKQLYNYNTWLKLADKTNCHPVFTLQEYIGDVDRSSKLNLVRLQPADIDSDAFGSIQLDNSLVLVLETEALHGMAEQRAFFFKMEELGLDVPVIVKRSYLFESGSPEVGKSESEVDLKSQISDLTSKLQLYASTDLGALLVDGFGDGIWIDAPELPTNVITSTAFGILQATRSRISKTEYISCPSCGRTLFDLMVTTQMIRSRTSHLKGLKIGIMGCIVNGPGEMADADYGYVGSGTDKITLYRGKEAVKKNISSANALDELINIIKGDGNWIDVVQE; this comes from the coding sequence ATGAATACTGATGCTGTTAAAGTGCTGCCCGGTCGTTATTGTAACTCATTAACCGAATATTCGCGTTTTATTACCCGCGAGGTTAATATCGGCGATATACCTATGGGCGGGAATAATCCAATCCGCATACAAAGCATGACCACTACCGATACCATGGATACCATTGGTACGGTTGAGCAAACCATTCGTATGGTTGATGCCGGTTGCGAGTATGTGCGGATCACAGCGCCCAGCATTAAAGAGGCCCAAAACCTGGCCGAAATTAAAAAGCAACTTCGCGCCCGTGGCTATACAGTGCCATTGGTTGCTGATATTCACTTTACCCCAAATGCTGCCGAGGTAGCTGCCCGCATAGTTGAAAAGGTGCGTGTTAATCCCGGTAACTATGCCGATAAAAAGAAATTTGACCAGATAGATTATACCGACCTGGAATATCAGGGCGAACTGGAACGCATTCTCCAAAAGTTTGCGCCGTTAGTAAAAGTGTGTAAAGAATATGGCACTGCCATGCGTATCGGTACCAATCATGGTTCGCTGAGCGACAGGATCATGAGCCGTTACGGCGATACCCCACAAGGTATGGTTGAATCGGCCATGGAATTTATGCGGATGTGTGAGCAACTCAATTACTATAACCTCGTGATCTCAATGAAATCGAGCAACCCGCAGGTGATGGTACAGGCCTACCGTTTACTGGTTGAAACTATGGTTGCAGAAGGCATGAACTATCCGCTGCACCTTGGTGTGACTGAAGCCGGCGATGGTGAAGACGGCCGCATTAAATCTGCCGTAGGTATAGGAACGTTATTGGAAGATGGTCTCGGCGATACCGTGCGTGTATCCCTAACCGAAGAGCCTGAAGCCGAAGCCCCGGTTGCTATTGAGTTGGTTCGTCGCTATTCTTTGAGGGAAAAGGCGAAAGGCGAAAGGCAAAAGGCCGAAGCTTTAGGTGAAGATAAAAATATTTCGCCTTTAACATTTGACATTTCACCAGCTCAACATAATCCATACGAATACAAAAAACGCGAAACCTACGAGGCCAACGCTTTTATAGGCGGACATTTGGTGCCGAGGGTAGTGGTTGACTTATCGAAAAAGAACCTGAAAGATCCGGCTGTGTTGAACGAAGCAGGCTACCTGTACTCGCCGCTGCTGGATAAATATAACATGGCCGAACAATCAGTTGATTTTGTTTACCTGGCCGATGAATTGCCTTCGTTTACTTTACCAGGCAACTTAAAGCAGCTTTATAATTACAATACCTGGCTTAAACTGGCCGATAAAACCAATTGCCACCCTGTATTTACCCTACAGGAATATATTGGCGATGTCGACCGGTCTTCAAAACTAAACTTAGTAAGGTTGCAGCCAGCTGATATTGACTCAGATGCTTTCGGATCTATCCAGTTGGATAATTCGCTGGTGCTGGTGCTCGAAACCGAGGCCCTGCACGGTATGGCTGAGCAACGCGCTTTCTTCTTTAAAATGGAAGAGCTTGGTTTGGATGTGCCGGTGATTGTGAAGAGAAGCTATTTATTCGAGTCCGGAAGTCCGGAAGTCGGAAAGTCCGAAAGTGAAGTTGATCTCAAATCTCAAATCTCAGATCTCACATCTAAATTACAACTCTACGCTTCAACCGATCTTGGCGCTTTATTGGTTGATGGTTTTGGCGATGGTATCTGGATAGATGCTCCTGAACTACCTACTAATGTAATTACCTCTACCGCTTTTGGTATTTTGCAGGCTACCCGCTCACGTATCTCCAAAACAGAGTATATTTCCTGCCCAAGCTGCGGCCGTACATTGTTCGATCTGATGGTTACTACCCAGATGATTCGCAGTCGCACAAGTCACCTTAAAGGATTGAAGATTGGTATCATGGGCTGTATCGTAAATGGCCCCGGCGAAATGGCCGATGCCGACTATGGTTATGTTGGCTCAGGTACCGATAAAATCACCCTTTACCGTGGTAAGGAAGCCGTGAAGAAAAATATTAGTTCGGCCAATGCGCTTGATGAGTTGATCAATATCATTAAAGGGGATGGTAACTGGATTGATGTGGTGCAGGAGTAA
- a CDS encoding RDD family protein: MSQSYILVINGKPEGPFTIPELKTRGIKPGDFVKTDDMVDYKEAQEITELRELFGFARPKLLMQYYGSFDQRWLASALDWFIVFGVFVMLAAAAVFLFVTDKQARIYTSIGIIAFTPIGKFIYHVVMESSVKQATYGKQMLNIKVVDMDGNRISVGKAIGRNLAKLFSVLTLFIGYLIAFFNKQQQCLHDMIAGTLVIKDRLI; encoded by the coding sequence ATGTCCCAATCCTACATATTAGTCATTAACGGTAAACCCGAAGGGCCATTTACCATCCCCGAGCTCAAAACGCGCGGCATCAAACCCGGCGATTTTGTTAAGACCGATGACATGGTGGATTACAAGGAAGCCCAGGAAATTACCGAGTTACGGGAACTGTTCGGCTTTGCCCGGCCAAAGCTGCTCATGCAATATTACGGCAGCTTTGATCAGCGCTGGCTGGCATCAGCGCTTGACTGGTTTATAGTGTTTGGGGTATTTGTAATGCTTGCGGCTGCGGCGGTGTTCCTGTTCGTTACTGATAAGCAGGCCCGCATCTATACCTCTATCGGTATTATTGCTTTTACACCCATTGGCAAATTTATTTATCATGTGGTAATGGAAAGCTCGGTTAAGCAAGCTACTTACGGTAAGCAAATGCTTAATATAAAAGTAGTGGATATGGATGGCAACCGGATCAGCGTTGGAAAGGCGATCGGTCGTAACCTCGCCAAGTTATTTTCAGTATTAACCCTTTTTATCGGTTACTTGATAGCGTTTTTTAATAAGCAGCAACAGTGTTTACATGATATGATTGCCGGGACTTTGGTGATTAAAGATAGGTTGATATGA
- a CDS encoding methyltransferase domain-containing protein encodes MKWNADLYDQKHAFVFKYGEDVLEFLDVKPGEHILDLGCGTGHLTKQIQDKGAVVKGTDYSPEMIAQAKQLYPDVDFAVENAADFFTDEKYDAVFSNAALHWVLDANGAIRSVFNSLKKGGRFVAEMGGKGNVERLIEATKQVLHNHGYHEKADVKVWYFPSVGEYTTKLEEHGFRVTYVIHYDRKTALQDGEQGVAKWITMFGAQFLDGIPDDEKQQILAEITKKLEPFYNENGEWYADYKRLRFIAVKE; translated from the coding sequence ATGAAATGGAACGCTGATTTGTACGACCAAAAGCATGCCTTCGTATTCAAATACGGGGAAGATGTGCTGGAGTTTCTGGATGTGAAACCGGGTGAGCACATCCTTGATCTGGGTTGCGGTACAGGCCATTTAACCAAACAAATACAAGATAAAGGTGCGGTAGTAAAAGGTACCGATTACTCGCCCGAAATGATAGCCCAGGCTAAACAACTTTACCCGGATGTTGATTTCGCAGTTGAAAACGCTGCCGATTTCTTTACCGACGAAAAATACGACGCTGTTTTTTCAAACGCTGCCCTGCATTGGGTGCTTGATGCTAACGGCGCAATTCGTAGTGTGTTTAACAGCCTCAAAAAAGGCGGGCGTTTTGTTGCCGAAATGGGTGGCAAAGGCAATGTTGAACGCCTGATAGAAGCTACTAAACAGGTGCTTCATAATCATGGTTACCATGAAAAAGCCGATGTAAAAGTTTGGTATTTTCCATCGGTAGGCGAATATACCACCAAACTGGAAGAGCATGGTTTCAGGGTAACGTATGTTATCCACTATGACCGCAAAACCGCGCTTCAGGATGGTGAACAGGGTGTAGCCAAATGGATCACCATGTTTGGCGCTCAATTTTTAGATGGTATCCCGGATGACGAAAAACAACAGATCCTGGCCGAGATCACCAAAAAGCTTGAACCTTTTTATAATGAGAACGGCGAATGGTATGCCGACTACAAAAGGTTACGGTTTATTGCAGTAAAAGAATAG
- the leuB gene encoding 3-isopropylmalate dehydrogenase codes for MKKHILVIPGDGIGPEVTTWGKAVLEKIGQDFGHEFTFDEALMGHAGIEATGNPLPDETLAKAKASDAILFGAIGHIKYDNDPSAKVRPEQGLLKIRKELGLYANLRPIMLFDELLDASSLKPEILKGTDILFFRELTGDVYFGEKKRSEDRNTASDLMIYSRYEVERIAIKAYEAARVRGKRLCSVDKANVLEASRLWREVVQEIAKQYPDVETEHMFIDNAAMQLVKNPKKFDVVLTANLFGDILTDEASQIAGSMGMLASASVGDGTGFFEPIHGSAHDIAGQDKANPLASILSVALMLEISFGLKEEAKKITDAIDETLKDGYRTGDIADANTDKAKILGTTAMGQKVLEYL; via the coding sequence ATTAAAAAACATATATTAGTAATACCCGGCGACGGGATAGGCCCGGAGGTTACCACTTGGGGTAAAGCAGTTTTAGAAAAAATCGGTCAGGATTTTGGCCACGAATTTACTTTTGACGAAGCCCTGATGGGCCATGCGGGTATCGAGGCAACCGGCAATCCGCTGCCTGACGAAACTCTGGCTAAAGCTAAAGCAAGCGATGCTATCCTGTTTGGCGCTATCGGTCACATCAAATATGATAATGACCCGTCGGCCAAAGTACGTCCGGAGCAGGGATTATTAAAGATCCGTAAAGAGCTTGGTTTATACGCCAACCTGCGTCCTATTATGTTGTTTGATGAGCTTTTGGATGCGTCAAGCCTTAAGCCCGAAATATTGAAAGGTACGGATATCCTTTTCTTCCGCGAGTTAACCGGCGACGTTTACTTCGGCGAGAAAAAACGCAGCGAAGATCGTAACACCGCTTCTGACCTGATGATCTATTCACGTTACGAAGTTGAGCGTATAGCAATCAAAGCTTACGAGGCTGCCCGCGTACGTGGTAAAAGGTTATGCTCTGTTGATAAAGCAAACGTATTGGAGGCTTCACGCTTATGGCGCGAGGTGGTACAGGAAATTGCCAAACAATATCCGGATGTTGAAACCGAGCACATGTTTATTGATAACGCGGCCATGCAGTTGGTTAAAAACCCTAAAAAGTTTGATGTGGTATTAACCGCTAACCTTTTTGGTGATATCCTAACCGACGAAGCGTCGCAAATTGCAGGCTCAATGGGTATGCTGGCTTCAGCTTCGGTAGGTGATGGCACAGGATTTTTTGAGCCTATCCACGGTTCGGCACATGATATCGCCGGTCAGGATAAAGCAAATCCGCTGGCCTCTATCTTATCAGTAGCACTGATGCTTGAAATAAGCTTCGGCCTTAAAGAGGAAGCTAAAAAGATAACCGACGCCATTGATGAAACGCTGAAAGACGGTTACCGTACCGGCGATATAGCAGATGCCAATACCGACAAAGCTAAAATCTTAGGCACTACGGCAATGGGCCAAAAAGTGCTTGAATATTTATAG
- a CDS encoding alpha/beta hydrolase family protein has protein sequence MIRKDNFTLPGAKGRPMLIDVTYDDAFKNAPLVIFAHGFKGFKDWGTHDLLARYFVKNGFRFLKFNFSHNGTTPAHPQDFADLTAFADNTISIELEDLDTIIDFACSGASIPVADGVYLIGHSMGGGISIIKTAEDARIKKLVSMASISGFRNLWPKQIEPQWRLQGVFYFENKRTGQQMPVKSTLLDDLDNNPIRLDILKQAAKITQPWLIIHGDADPTVPVSHSQQLHEANPAGQYIVQKEADHTFGGLHPFDGDVLPAPLIEFCDTAISFLSK, from the coding sequence ATGATCAGGAAAGATAATTTTACCCTTCCCGGCGCTAAAGGCCGACCAATGCTTATTGATGTTACCTATGATGATGCTTTTAAAAATGCGCCACTGGTAATTTTCGCTCATGGTTTTAAGGGCTTTAAAGATTGGGGTACGCATGATCTGCTGGCCCGGTACTTTGTCAAAAATGGCTTCCGTTTCCTGAAATTCAATTTTTCGCATAATGGCACAACGCCTGCACATCCTCAAGATTTTGCAGATCTGACTGCTTTTGCAGATAATACCATCTCTATCGAACTGGAAGACCTGGATACCATCATTGATTTTGCCTGCAGCGGCGCGAGCATACCCGTTGCCGATGGCGTATACCTCATTGGCCATAGCATGGGTGGCGGTATAAGTATCATCAAAACAGCCGAAGATGCGCGGATCAAAAAATTGGTGAGCATGGCTTCCATATCCGGTTTCCGTAACCTTTGGCCTAAACAGATAGAGCCCCAGTGGCGACTGCAGGGGGTTTTTTACTTTGAAAATAAACGCACCGGTCAGCAAATGCCTGTCAAATCAACCTTGTTGGATGATCTGGATAATAACCCGATTAGGTTAGATATTTTAAAGCAGGCCGCTAAAATCACCCAGCCATGGCTCATCATTCATGGTGATGCCGATCCTACGGTACCGGTTAGCCATTCGCAGCAGTTGCACGAAGCTAATCCTGCTGGCCAATACATCGTACAAAAAGAGGCCGATCATACTTTTGGCGGTTTGCACCCTTTTGATGGGGATGTTTTGCCTGCTCCGTTAATTGAGTTTTGCGATACAGCAATATCATTTTTAAGTAAATAA
- the ilvA gene encoding threonine ammonia-lyase IlvA — protein METDTKSRLNFEAAYQRIKDVVKRTPLQYNAGLSAKYECDVYLKREDLQVVRSYKLRGAYNMISQLNDDELSRGVVCASAGNHAQGVAFSCNKKNIKGVIFMPEITPKQKVKQTAMFGNGNIEIVLTGDTFDDCLAEALAYTEKHQMTFIPPFDDYRVIEGQGTVGVEILQDLPDIEVAIMPIGGGGFASGTGTYLKNNVPNIHLIGVEPEGAPSMLGAINHGKPITLDEIDRFVDGAAVKRVGALTYDICKDILNDMLLVPEGKICTTILKLYNEDAIVVEPAGALSVAALDACKEQIKGKKVVCIISGGNNDIARMQEIKEKSLLYEGLKHYFIVRFPQRPGALKLFVNSVLGPGDDITRFEFIKKNEKENGPALVGIELKNAEDYPALLQRMHAHRFNVIELNKDQTLFEYLV, from the coding sequence ATGGAAACTGATACAAAAAGCCGGCTTAATTTTGAAGCGGCATACCAGCGGATAAAGGACGTTGTGAAACGTACCCCGCTGCAATATAACGCCGGTCTTTCGGCAAAATATGAGTGTGATGTTTATTTAAAACGCGAAGACCTGCAGGTTGTGCGTTCATACAAGTTGCGCGGCGCGTACAACATGATCAGTCAGTTAAATGACGATGAGTTGAGCCGCGGTGTAGTTTGCGCCAGTGCGGGTAACCATGCCCAGGGCGTAGCTTTTTCATGCAACAAAAAAAATATTAAGGGTGTAATTTTTATGCCCGAAATAACGCCTAAGCAAAAGGTTAAACAAACCGCCATGTTTGGCAACGGTAATATAGAGATTGTGCTTACCGGCGATACCTTTGATGATTGCCTGGCCGAAGCCCTTGCCTATACCGAAAAACACCAGATGACTTTCATCCCTCCTTTCGATGACTACCGCGTTATTGAAGGCCAGGGAACCGTAGGTGTTGAAATACTGCAGGACCTGCCGGACATTGAAGTTGCAATCATGCCTATTGGCGGTGGCGGTTTTGCTTCTGGCACAGGTACCTATCTTAAAAATAACGTTCCGAACATTCACCTGATAGGCGTTGAGCCGGAAGGTGCCCCATCAATGCTGGGTGCCATAAACCATGGTAAACCTATTACATTAGATGAAATAGACCGTTTTGTTGATGGCGCCGCTGTTAAACGTGTTGGCGCGTTAACCTATGATATCTGTAAAGATATCCTGAACGATATGCTGCTGGTACCCGAAGGTAAAATATGCACCACCATACTCAAACTTTATAATGAGGATGCTATTGTAGTTGAACCGGCCGGTGCATTATCTGTAGCCGCGCTTGATGCCTGCAAAGAGCAAATCAAAGGCAAAAAGGTAGTTTGCATTATCAGCGGTGGTAATAACGATATTGCCCGCATGCAGGAGATCAAAGAAAAATCGCTGCTGTACGAAGGTTTAAAACATTACTTCATCGTAAGGTTCCCGCAACGTCCGGGGGCTTTGAAGTTATTTGTAAATAGTGTATTAGGCCCTGGTGATGACATTACCCGTTTTGAGTTCATTAAAAAGAATGAAAAAGAAAACGGCCCGGCACTGGTAGGCATCGAGCTAAAAAATGCTGAGGACTACCCTGCCCTGTTGCAACGGATGCACGCGCACCGTTTCAATGTTATTGAATTGAATAAAGACCAGACTTTGTTTGAGTATTTGGTGTGA
- a CDS encoding methyltransferase domain-containing protein: MNQSTTNKVIQREGKGTAKLFDERSLANDYATLAPLLRPGLKVLDVGCGTGAISKDIAALVGESGHVTGIDNTEYFIQSGKETYASVQNLELIYTDLFSFEPEEKYDLIVSARVLQWLSNPVEALKKMYSLLKPGGTVSILDYNHEALQWQPQPPVSMQRFYATFLRWRGDAGMNNHIAEDLPEYLQEAGFANIEVFNADEVYQKGEYNFEGKAGIWAKVAQSKQMVEEGYIDDESRLLAIDEYTNWVENEAEQMVMKLKEVCGVKPE, translated from the coding sequence ATGAACCAGTCAACAACCAATAAAGTAATTCAGCGAGAAGGTAAAGGTACCGCCAAATTATTCGACGAACGGAGTTTAGCGAATGATTATGCAACCCTTGCCCCCCTGCTCAGGCCTGGCCTGAAAGTGCTGGATGTGGGTTGTGGCACGGGCGCTATCTCCAAAGATATTGCCGCGTTAGTTGGCGAAAGCGGTCATGTTACGGGCATTGACAATACCGAATATTTTATCCAGAGCGGTAAGGAGACTTACGCTTCGGTTCAAAACCTGGAACTGATCTACACTGATCTGTTCAGCTTTGAGCCTGAAGAAAAGTACGACCTCATCGTTTCGGCCCGTGTGTTACAATGGCTGAGCAATCCAGTTGAGGCTTTAAAGAAAATGTATTCGCTGTTAAAACCAGGTGGCACAGTATCCATTTTGGATTATAACCACGAGGCTTTACAATGGCAGCCGCAACCACCGGTAAGCATGCAGCGCTTTTACGCTACTTTTTTAAGGTGGCGGGGCGATGCCGGTATGAACAACCACATTGCCGAAGATCTGCCCGAATATTTGCAGGAAGCAGGTTTTGCCAATATCGAAGTATTTAATGCCGATGAGGTTTATCAAAAAGGCGAATATAACTTTGAAGGCAAAGCAGGCATCTGGGCAAAAGTAGCCCAGTCAAAGCAAATGGTTGAGGAAGGCTATATTGATGATGAATCGCGCTTGCTGGCTATTGATGAGTACACCAACTGGGTAGAAAATGAAGCCGAGCAAATGGTGATGAAACTAAAAGAAGTATGCGGCGTAAAACCCGAATAA
- a CDS encoding 2-isopropylmalate synthase — protein MLHDPNRVYVFDTTLRDGEQVPGCQLTTPEKIEIAKELELLGVDIIEAGFPVSSPGDFQSVVEISKAVKEPTVCALTRANKGDIDAAVASLQYAKRPRIHTGIGSSDMHIKHKFNSTREEILERAVEAVKYAKKSVEDIEFYAEDAGRADVVYLAQMVEAVIAAGATVVNIPDTNGYCLPDQYGAKIKFLKENVKNIDKAIISVHCHNDLGLATANSIAGLQNGARQIEGTINGIGERAGNTSIEEVVMILKTHQTLGLHTNIDSKKFYELSQMIRTQMRMPVQPNKAIVGANAFAHSSGIHQDGFLKMRENYEIIRPEDVGFPSATIVLTARSGRHALKFHLERLGYTLDKEELAFVYNNFLTLADSKLDINDQDLQGLMAHRLVKN, from the coding sequence ATGTTACACGATCCCAACCGCGTTTATGTTTTTGATACCACGCTTCGCGATGGCGAGCAGGTACCGGGTTGCCAGTTAACAACCCCCGAAAAGATTGAGATAGCTAAGGAACTGGAACTACTGGGCGTGGATATTATTGAAGCAGGTTTCCCGGTTTCAAGTCCGGGCGACTTCCAAAGCGTTGTTGAAATTTCAAAAGCTGTTAAAGAGCCTACTGTTTGCGCGCTTACCCGCGCTAACAAAGGTGATATTGACGCAGCTGTAGCATCTCTGCAATATGCCAAACGTCCACGGATCCATACGGGTATCGGTTCGTCTGATATGCACATCAAGCATAAATTTAACAGTACCCGCGAAGAGATTTTAGAGCGCGCTGTTGAAGCGGTTAAATATGCTAAGAAATCTGTTGAGGATATTGAGTTTTACGCCGAAGATGCTGGCAGGGCCGATGTGGTTTACCTGGCCCAGATGGTTGAGGCTGTTATTGCCGCCGGTGCAACTGTGGTAAACATTCCGGATACCAACGGTTACTGCTTACCAGATCAGTACGGTGCCAAGATCAAGTTCCTGAAAGAGAACGTTAAAAATATTGATAAAGCTATTATCTCGGTACATTGTCATAATGACCTTGGTTTGGCTACCGCCAACTCTATAGCCGGCTTACAAAACGGTGCCCGCCAAATTGAAGGTACTATTAACGGTATTGGCGAGCGTGCAGGTAACACTTCTATCGAAGAAGTGGTGATGATCCTGAAAACACACCAAACTTTAGGCTTGCATACTAACATCGACTCTAAAAAGTTTTATGAACTGAGCCAGATGATCCGCACACAAATGCGTATGCCGGTACAGCCTAATAAAGCTATTGTAGGTGCCAATGCCTTTGCCCACAGCTCAGGTATTCACCAGGACGGCTTCCTGAAAATGCGTGAAAACTACGAGATCATTCGCCCTGAAGATGTAGGCTTTCCGAGCGCCACAATAGTGCTAACCGCGCGCAGCGGCAGGCATGCTCTGAAATTCCATCTGGAGCGTTTAGGATATACGCTGGATAAGGAAGAACTTGCTTTTGTTTACAATAACTTTTTAACGCTTGCTGATAGTAAGCTTGACATAAATGACCAGGATTTGCAAGGCCTTATGGCGCACCGACTGGTAAAAAATTAA
- a CDS encoding MBL fold metallo-hydrolase gives MSLPASRKKGQKYQNTIPTDEAGFGKMIPILREYVNNKAENTPKKTLGPFKTDPSVYNTPPASGLRITWIGHSSILIEIDGKRILTDPVWSDRVSFSQSFGPKRFFKPPIALEDLPPLDAVIQSHDHYDHLDKATIKFFADKNIPFFCSVGVAQYLTRWGMAANFITEMDWGDSAMIGNEIVLTSTPSRHFSGRGITGRNETLWSSFVIKGPEHNIYFGADSGYSPEFKAIGEAFGPFDLTMLEIGAYGKFWPDIHMGPDNASNAHLDLKGKLMMPIHYGTFNLAPHAWYEPIEWLVPMAKQKHINLFAPKPGEPTEVKGAYNSDWWKEYLS, from the coding sequence ATGAGTTTACCCGCATCGCGAAAAAAAGGACAAAAATATCAAAATACTATACCTACCGACGAGGCTGGCTTTGGCAAAATGATTCCCATTTTGAGGGAATATGTGAATAACAAAGCCGAGAATACGCCTAAAAAAACTTTAGGTCCGTTTAAAACAGATCCATCGGTTTACAATACGCCGCCCGCATCTGGTTTGCGTATCACCTGGATTGGGCACTCCAGCATCCTGATTGAGATAGATGGAAAACGCATCCTTACCGATCCCGTTTGGAGCGACAGGGTTTCGTTTTCGCAATCATTTGGGCCTAAGCGGTTTTTTAAACCGCCTATAGCTCTTGAAGACCTGCCACCGCTGGATGCCGTGATCCAGTCGCATGACCATTATGACCATTTGGATAAAGCTACGATCAAGTTTTTTGCCGATAAAAATATTCCTTTTTTCTGCTCGGTGGGTGTGGCCCAGTATTTAACCCGCTGGGGTATGGCTGCCAATTTTATCACTGAAATGGATTGGGGTGATAGCGCGATGATCGGCAATGAAATTGTTCTTACTTCAACGCCATCCCGGCATTTTTCTGGCAGGGGGATTACCGGGAGAAACGAAACGCTTTGGTCGTCATTTGTGATTAAAGGCCCTGAACATAATATTTATTTTGGTGCCGATTCGGGATATTCGCCCGAGTTTAAAGCAATAGGAGAGGCTTTTGGTCCGTTTGATTTAACCATGCTTGAAATAGGCGCATATGGAAAATTCTGGCCCGATATTCACATGGGGCCGGATAATGCGTCTAACGCGCATCTTGATCTGAAAGGTAAACTGATGATGCCCATCCACTATGGTACATTTAACCTGGCCCCGCATGCCTGGTACGAGCCTATTGAATGGTTGGTACCTATGGCAAAACAAAAACATATCAATTTATTTGCCCCCAAACCTGGCGAACCGACCGAGGTAAAAGGCGCTTATAATTCTGATTGGTGGAAGGAATATCTATCTTAG